Proteins encoded by one window of Akkermansia muciniphila ATCC BAA-835:
- a CDS encoding phosphotransferase enzyme family protein produces MHDLKAVSTLFDLRGDFVHGYSYGSGHINDTYCIWVDQAGQRIRYILQRVNHNVFKQPIPLMENVKRVTDHALKRLKEEQCPEAYRRTLTLVPSVDGKPYALDSDGNCWRVYPFIERARTYDQIETTRQCQEAARAFGEFQKLTADLPGEPLFETIPNFHNTTSRLAALKEAIQSDPLGRVKEVQKEIDWYLSRESDCHLVVDYLKSGELPLRCTHNDTKLNNVMLDDVTGEGICVIDLDTTMPGSAIYDFGDMIRTATSPAAEDEKDVSKVTMRMFMFEALVQGYLSSAKSFLTPLEKSLLPFSGKLLTMECGIRFLTDYLSGDVYFKIHRPEHNLDRCRTQMALVESIEAQMDEMKAIVDRY; encoded by the coding sequence ATGCACGATCTCAAGGCTGTATCAACCCTGTTCGATCTCCGCGGCGATTTTGTCCACGGTTATTCCTACGGCAGCGGCCACATCAATGACACCTACTGTATCTGGGTGGATCAGGCGGGACAGCGCATCCGCTACATCCTCCAGCGCGTGAACCATAACGTGTTCAAGCAGCCCATCCCTCTGATGGAGAACGTAAAGCGCGTGACGGACCACGCCCTGAAGCGCCTGAAGGAGGAACAGTGCCCGGAAGCTTACCGCCGCACTCTCACGCTGGTTCCCTCCGTGGACGGCAAGCCGTACGCCCTGGATTCGGACGGCAACTGCTGGCGCGTGTACCCGTTCATTGAACGCGCACGCACGTATGACCAGATTGAAACTACCAGGCAGTGCCAGGAAGCGGCGCGCGCCTTCGGCGAATTCCAGAAGCTCACGGCAGACCTGCCCGGAGAGCCCCTGTTTGAAACCATTCCCAATTTCCACAATACCACTTCCCGCCTGGCGGCTCTGAAAGAGGCCATCCAGTCCGACCCCCTGGGGCGCGTGAAGGAAGTGCAGAAGGAAATAGACTGGTACCTTTCCCGTGAGTCGGACTGCCATCTGGTGGTGGATTACCTGAAATCCGGGGAATTGCCCCTGCGCTGTACGCACAATGATACCAAGCTGAACAATGTGATGCTGGACGATGTAACCGGAGAAGGCATTTGCGTGATTGACCTGGATACCACGATGCCCGGTTCCGCCATTTACGACTTCGGCGACATGATCCGGACGGCTACGTCTCCCGCCGCGGAAGATGAAAAGGACGTCTCCAAGGTCACGATGCGCATGTTCATGTTTGAAGCTCTGGTTCAGGGTTACCTGAGTTCAGCCAAGAGTTTCCTGACGCCTCTGGAAAAGAGCCTGCTGCCGTTCTCCGGCAAATTGCTCACGATGGAATGCGGCATCCGCTTCCTGACGGACTACCTGTCCGGTGACGTGTATTTTAAAATCCACCGTCCGGAACACAACCTGGACCGCTGCCGCACGCAGATGGCCCTGGTAGAATCCATTGAGGCGCAGATGGATGAAATGAAGGCCATTGTGGACCGCTATTAA
- a CDS encoding replication-associated recombination protein A encodes MDLFSLQEEEAREGFEPGADTSAMPLAARMRPRTLDEVAGQKHLLAPGKLLRRAIETDRFTSLIFYGPPGCGKTTLAAVIARTTNAHFMMLNGVESNVADIREKIAQAQMRMSMHGRKTVLFVDELHRFNKAQQDVLLPHLEKGTVRFIGATTENPYFAINSPLLSRSQVFPMEPVPEEELAALLKRALADEVRGLGASRVDMEAEALNHLAAKADGDARKALTALEVAVLSTPAGKDGVIHVDISVAEESIQRKAIRYDRLGDSHYDTISAFIKSMRGSDPDAALYWLGMMLEAGEDIRFIGRRLVIAASEDVGLADSNALRVALDAARAAEMVGMPEARIPLAHAAVYLATAPKSNSAYMGINAAMDDVRNGKTLAVPEHLRTPTRKKLAAAGGADAARLEYLYSHDYPEHYVPQAYLPEGRVYYTPTGNGLELRIRERMEYRRQLAENAGEGGKKG; translated from the coding sequence ATGGATTTGTTCAGTTTACAGGAAGAGGAAGCGCGGGAAGGCTTTGAGCCCGGGGCGGACACTTCCGCCATGCCGCTGGCCGCGCGCATGCGCCCGCGCACCCTGGATGAAGTGGCCGGGCAGAAGCATCTGCTGGCTCCGGGTAAGCTGCTGAGACGGGCAATTGAGACGGACCGGTTTACGTCCCTGATTTTCTACGGGCCTCCCGGGTGCGGAAAAACTACTCTGGCCGCCGTCATCGCCCGGACGACGAATGCCCATTTCATGATGCTCAATGGCGTGGAATCCAATGTAGCGGACATCCGGGAAAAAATAGCCCAGGCGCAGATGAGGATGAGCATGCACGGGCGGAAAACCGTTCTTTTCGTGGATGAGCTGCACCGGTTCAACAAGGCTCAACAGGATGTTCTGCTTCCCCATCTGGAAAAGGGTACGGTCAGGTTTATCGGGGCGACCACGGAAAATCCCTATTTTGCGATTAACTCCCCCCTCCTGTCCCGTTCCCAGGTTTTTCCGATGGAGCCGGTGCCGGAGGAGGAGCTGGCCGCCCTGCTGAAGCGCGCCCTGGCGGATGAGGTGCGCGGGCTGGGCGCATCCCGCGTGGATATGGAGGCGGAAGCCCTGAACCATTTGGCCGCCAAAGCGGACGGAGACGCCAGGAAGGCGCTCACGGCTCTGGAAGTGGCTGTTCTGTCCACTCCTGCGGGGAAAGACGGCGTCATTCATGTGGACATCTCCGTAGCGGAGGAATCCATCCAGCGCAAGGCTATCAGGTACGATCGCCTGGGGGATTCCCATTACGATACGATTTCCGCTTTCATCAAATCCATGCGCGGCTCTGACCCGGACGCCGCCCTGTATTGGCTGGGGATGATGCTGGAAGCCGGGGAGGATATCCGCTTTATAGGAAGAAGGCTGGTCATCGCCGCGTCGGAGGATGTAGGGCTGGCGGATTCCAACGCCCTGCGCGTAGCTTTGGACGCGGCGCGCGCGGCGGAAATGGTCGGCATGCCGGAAGCACGCATTCCTCTGGCGCATGCTGCGGTTTACCTGGCGACGGCCCCCAAGAGCAATTCCGCCTACATGGGCATCAATGCCGCTATGGATGACGTGCGCAATGGGAAAACGCTGGCAGTGCCGGAACACCTGCGGACGCCAACGCGCAAGAAGCTGGCTGCCGCCGGAGGCGCGGATGCCGCCAGGCTGGAATACCTGTATTCCCACGACTATCCGGAACATTACGTACCCCAGGCCTACCTCCCGGAAGGCCGCGTGTATTACACCCCCACCGGAAACGGGCTGGAACTGAGGATCAGGGAACGCATGGAATACCGCCGTCAACTGGCGGAGAACGCCGGGGAAGGCGGGAAGAAGGGGTAA
- the proS gene encoding proline--tRNA ligase: MSQQTAITPTRAQDFPEWYQQVIKAADMAENSEVRGCMVIKPWGYAIWELIQKDLDQRFKDTGHTNAYFPLLIPISYLEKEAEHAEGFATECAVVTHHRLEAQKDEATGKTRMIPTGELTEPFVIRPTSETVIGAAFARWTSSYRDLPLKVNQWCNVMRWEMRPRIFLRTAEFLWQEGHTAHETREEAIEETLTMHKVYEEFQRDVLAIPTIPGEKTEAERFPGAEQTYTVEAMVQDRKAIQAGTSHFLGQNFSKSQNICFAGRDNTQQFAWTSSWGVSTRMIGALIMMHSDDDGLVCPPRVAPQQIVIIPVTPKEESRQAVLDHCEELARTLRAKTFHGQPLRVLVDRRDLGGGAKKWEWVKKGVPVRLEIGPRDLEKGSVCLQRRDRPANEKSFVPETELIDTAADILQSIQDTLLQRAIAFRDSHIRPASTLRELEENFSGEGDADWLQVPWDGSPEEEEELAKRLRISIRCIPLGELGRGEPAPCILTGRMTKRRVLWARSY; the protein is encoded by the coding sequence ATGTCTCAGCAAACCGCAATCACCCCTACCCGCGCCCAGGATTTCCCCGAGTGGTACCAGCAAGTCATCAAGGCCGCCGACATGGCGGAAAATTCCGAGGTCCGCGGCTGCATGGTCATCAAGCCATGGGGCTACGCCATTTGGGAACTCATTCAAAAGGACCTGGACCAGCGCTTCAAGGACACCGGCCATACGAACGCCTATTTCCCCCTCCTGATTCCTATCTCCTATCTGGAAAAGGAAGCGGAGCATGCTGAAGGCTTCGCCACGGAATGCGCCGTAGTCACCCACCACAGGCTGGAAGCGCAAAAGGATGAAGCCACCGGCAAGACACGCATGATTCCCACCGGGGAGCTTACGGAACCCTTCGTCATCCGGCCCACCTCGGAAACCGTCATCGGCGCGGCTTTCGCCCGCTGGACCTCCAGTTACCGGGACCTGCCCCTCAAAGTCAACCAGTGGTGCAACGTGATGCGCTGGGAAATGAGGCCCCGAATCTTCCTGCGCACGGCGGAATTCCTGTGGCAGGAAGGGCATACGGCCCATGAAACCCGCGAGGAAGCCATTGAGGAAACCCTCACCATGCACAAGGTTTATGAAGAATTCCAGCGGGACGTGCTCGCCATCCCCACCATTCCAGGGGAAAAGACGGAGGCGGAACGCTTCCCCGGAGCGGAACAAACCTACACGGTGGAAGCCATGGTGCAGGACCGCAAGGCCATCCAGGCAGGGACCTCCCACTTCCTGGGGCAGAATTTCTCCAAGTCCCAGAACATCTGCTTCGCCGGAAGGGACAACACCCAGCAATTCGCATGGACAAGCTCCTGGGGCGTTTCCACCCGCATGATCGGAGCGCTCATCATGATGCACTCCGACGACGACGGACTCGTCTGCCCGCCCCGCGTCGCTCCCCAGCAAATCGTCATCATTCCCGTCACGCCCAAGGAAGAAAGCCGCCAGGCCGTTCTGGACCACTGCGAGGAACTGGCGCGCACCCTCCGCGCCAAAACCTTCCACGGCCAGCCGCTGCGCGTGCTGGTGGACAGGCGCGACCTGGGCGGCGGCGCCAAGAAATGGGAATGGGTGAAAAAAGGCGTGCCCGTGCGTCTGGAAATAGGCCCCCGGGACCTGGAAAAAGGCTCCGTCTGCCTTCAGCGGCGCGACCGGCCCGCCAATGAAAAATCCTTCGTCCCGGAAACGGAACTGATCGATACCGCTGCGGATATTCTCCAAAGCATCCAGGACACCCTGCTTCAGCGGGCCATTGCCTTCCGGGACTCCCATATCCGCCCCGCCTCCACTCTGCGGGAATTGGAAGAAAACTTCTCCGGAGAGGGAGATGCAGATTGGCTCCAGGTGCCGTGGGACGGGTCTCCGGAAGAAGAAGAAGAACTGGCTAAACGGCTGCGCATTTCCATCCGCTGCATCCCGCTCGGCGAGCTGGGCCGCGGCGAACCGGCACCCTGCATCCTCACCGGACGTATGACGAAACGCCGTGTTCTCTGGGCCAGAAGCTACTGA
- a CDS encoding site-2 protease family protein, translating into MVHFTLFGIPVYIRPSFWVVLAIFGGALSISSVEDLIYPALFVIAGFIAILSHEMGHALVGRKLGGGQQTIVLELFGGLTSSHGMQLTRGGRALMILAGPMMTLLLGIISLWLTWNIVAPVMASYNLNFWDLAISPFTAALISPKLYILSCLIMIGEWWTILNLLPIYPLDGGQLIAQYIRSPRKVFMTGFITAILIGLLSFQLFHGYFIPIFMALFAYSNYREYKNAPF; encoded by the coding sequence ATGGTTCATTTCACCCTGTTCGGGATACCTGTTTACATCCGCCCCAGCTTCTGGGTGGTGCTGGCCATTTTCGGCGGCGCCCTCAGCATCAGCAGTGTGGAAGATCTCATTTATCCGGCCCTGTTCGTCATTGCCGGCTTCATCGCCATCCTGTCCCATGAAATGGGACACGCGCTGGTGGGCCGCAAGCTGGGCGGCGGCCAGCAGACGATTGTTCTGGAACTCTTCGGCGGCCTGACAAGCAGCCATGGCATGCAACTGACGCGCGGAGGGCGGGCCCTCATGATTCTGGCAGGCCCCATGATGACCCTGCTGCTGGGCATCATCAGCCTGTGGCTCACCTGGAATATCGTCGCTCCTGTCATGGCCTCTTACAACCTGAACTTCTGGGACCTGGCCATCAGCCCCTTCACAGCAGCGCTCATCTCCCCCAAGCTGTACATTCTCTCCTGCCTCATCATGATTGGAGAATGGTGGACTATCCTGAATCTGCTGCCCATCTACCCCCTGGACGGCGGCCAGCTGATCGCCCAGTACATCCGCTCCCCCAGGAAAGTATTCATGACCGGCTTCATCACGGCCATCCTCATCGGACTGCTCAGTTTCCAGCTTTTCCACGGCTACTTTATCCCCATCTTCATGGCCCTCTTCGCCTACAGCAATTACCGGGAATACAAAAACGCCCCCTTTTAA
- a CDS encoding NAD-dependent epimerase/dehydratase family protein: MKILVTGGAGFIGSHIVEHYQDKAEEIRVLDNLRTGYLKNLEGLRHTFIEGSICDRELVRQAVQGVDYIFHMAALVSVPESMSKISECIDINVNGLLNVLEEASAAGVKKIVLASSAAIYGDNPTVPKLETMYPEPKSPYAITKLDGEYYLNMFRAEGKINTAAVRFFNVFGPRQDPKGAYAAAVPIFIEKAVKGEDITVYGDGSQTRDFIYVKDIVGALTFVAEHPEVTGVFNAGYGGQITIEELAQNIIKAAGSSSKVLHAPERPGDVKHSRACADKLRNAGWQPRHTLPEGLATTLEYFKGILGR, encoded by the coding sequence ATGAAGATTCTCGTAACCGGCGGCGCCGGATTCATCGGTTCCCACATTGTGGAACACTATCAGGATAAGGCGGAGGAAATCCGTGTGCTGGACAACCTGCGCACGGGCTATCTCAAGAACCTGGAAGGGCTCAGGCACACGTTCATCGAAGGTTCCATCTGCGACCGGGAGCTGGTGCGCCAGGCGGTGCAGGGAGTGGACTATATTTTCCACATGGCCGCGCTCGTCTCCGTGCCGGAATCCATGAGCAAGATCAGCGAATGCATCGACATCAACGTCAACGGTTTGCTGAACGTGCTGGAGGAAGCTTCCGCCGCCGGAGTCAAAAAAATCGTGCTGGCGTCTTCCGCCGCCATTTACGGAGACAATCCCACGGTGCCCAAACTGGAAACCATGTACCCGGAACCCAAGAGTCCCTATGCCATTACCAAGCTGGATGGGGAATACTACCTCAACATGTTCCGGGCGGAAGGAAAAATTAATACGGCAGCCGTGCGCTTCTTCAATGTCTTCGGCCCCCGGCAGGACCCCAAGGGCGCCTATGCCGCAGCCGTGCCCATTTTCATTGAAAAAGCTGTCAAAGGAGAAGACATCACCGTGTATGGGGACGGCTCCCAGACGCGCGATTTCATTTATGTGAAAGACATTGTAGGAGCCCTCACCTTTGTGGCGGAACACCCGGAAGTCACCGGCGTGTTCAATGCCGGTTACGGCGGCCAGATCACCATTGAAGAGCTGGCGCAGAACATCATCAAGGCTGCCGGGTCTTCCTCCAAGGTGCTTCATGCCCCGGAACGTCCGGGAGACGTCAAGCATTCCCGCGCCTGTGCGGACAAGCTCCGCAATGCCGGATGGCAGCCCAGGCATACTTTGCCGGAAGGCCTGGCGACGACGCTGGAATACTTCAAGGGCATTCTGGGCAGGTAA
- a CDS encoding nucleotidyltransferase family protein: MKPTLLVLAAGMGSRYGGLKQLDPMGPNGEVVLDYSVYDAIRAGFGKVVFIIRRDFEDIFKEKVGSRFAGKIEVDYAFQSLDDLPEGFSVPEGREKPWGTAHALRAARHVVKEPFAVVNADDFYGADAFVQAAKFLTSTTDEPGKAHYGMIGYPLKNTLSDNGDVNRGICSIKGGLLDGVEEFVKIQADEDGVVRGNNLKGERLPVDPAELVSMNFWLFSPSFIELTEDHFIDFLKEHGQEPKSECFIPTVVDALIHADRADCAVLPTSSSWFGMTYPGDKPMVVEGINKLIQQGVYPEKLN, translated from the coding sequence ATGAAGCCTACACTTCTTGTTTTAGCAGCTGGCATGGGCAGCCGTTACGGCGGTCTCAAGCAACTTGACCCAATGGGCCCCAACGGGGAAGTAGTTCTTGACTACTCTGTTTATGATGCCATCCGGGCCGGTTTCGGAAAAGTGGTATTCATTATCCGCCGTGACTTTGAAGATATTTTCAAGGAAAAGGTCGGCAGCCGTTTTGCCGGCAAGATTGAGGTGGATTACGCTTTCCAGTCCCTGGACGACCTGCCGGAAGGCTTCTCCGTGCCGGAAGGCCGGGAAAAGCCCTGGGGCACCGCCCACGCCCTGCGTGCCGCCCGCCACGTGGTGAAGGAACCCTTTGCCGTAGTGAATGCGGATGACTTTTACGGTGCGGACGCTTTTGTGCAGGCCGCCAAGTTTCTGACCTCCACTACGGATGAACCCGGCAAGGCCCATTACGGCATGATCGGCTATCCGCTGAAGAACACCCTCTCCGACAACGGGGACGTGAACCGCGGCATTTGCTCCATCAAGGGCGGCCTTCTGGATGGCGTGGAGGAATTCGTGAAAATCCAGGCTGACGAAGACGGCGTAGTGCGCGGCAACAACCTGAAGGGCGAACGCCTGCCGGTGGATCCTGCAGAACTGGTTTCCATGAATTTCTGGCTGTTCTCCCCCTCCTTCATCGAACTGACGGAGGATCATTTCATTGACTTCCTGAAAGAACACGGTCAGGAACCCAAGAGCGAATGCTTTATTCCCACCGTGGTGGACGCCCTGATTCATGCGGACCGGGCGGATTGCGCCGTTCTTCCCACTTCTTCCTCCTGGTTCGGCATGACCTATCCGGGGGACAAGCCCATGGTTGTGGAAGGCATCAACAAACTTATCCAGCAGGGCGTATACCCTGAAAAGCTCAACTAA